Proteins found in one Anabas testudineus chromosome 1, fAnaTes1.2, whole genome shotgun sequence genomic segment:
- the LOC113161336 gene encoding lysozyme g-like isoform X3 gives MNSSIFKQRKIWKVDTTGASMKTAQQNNLTCSGEEASHTMAERDLEKIRDFKPIIKKVSSEKKVRADVTAGIISREQSWHLLEEAGEPLRQQMQVLVDRTKEVHKKFPEWKWKKQLKGGIAAYNAGVANVHDYDHVDEYTDHGDYSNDVVARAQYFKKKVFKS, from the exons atgaactCGTCAATCTTCAAACAAAG AAAAATCTGGAAGGTGGACACTACTGGAGCTTCAATGAAAACAGCTCAGCAAAACAATCTAACATGCTCAG GGGAGGAGGCGTCGCACACAATGGCAGAAAGGGATTTGGAAAAAATAAGAGACTTCAAACCCATCATCAAAAAAGTGTCCAGTGAGAAAAAAGTTCGTGCGGATGTCACTGCTGGCATCATCTCCAGAGAACAGTCCTGGCACCTGCTGGAG gAGGCCGGTGAACCCCTCCGTCAACAAATGCAAGTGTTGGTTGATCGTACTAAAGAAGTCCATAAGAAATTTCCTGAGTGGAAATGGAAGAAGCAACTAAAAg GAGGAATAGCAGCCTACAATGCAGGGGTTGCAAATGTCCACGACTATGATCATGTGGATGAATACACAGACCATGGAGACTACTCCAATGATGTTGTTGCCAGAGCTCAGTACTTCaaaaagaaagtttttaaaAGCTAA
- the LOC113162405 gene encoding lysozyme g-like: MGYGDIMKVETTGASWQTAQQDKLGYSGVPASHTMAQTDAGRVDRYRAKIDSVGRDFEIEPALIAAIMSRESRAGNTLQDGWGDAGNAWGLMQVDINPHGGGHTARGAWDSEEHLRQATEILVYFIKRIQQKFPGWTSEQQLKGGIAAYNMGDGNVHSYDNVDAHTTGKDYSNDVVARAQWYKNNGF, encoded by the exons atgg GTTACGGAGACATCATGAAGGTGGAAACTACCGGAGCTTCATGGCAAACAGCTCAGCAGGACAAGCTGGGATACTCAG GTGTGCCGGCTTCACATACCATGGCACAGACCGATGCAGGCAGGGTGGATAGGTACAGAGCTAAAATCGACAGCGTGGGACGTGACTTTGAAATCGAACCAGCTCTCATTGCTGCCATCATGTCGAGAGAGTCCAGGGCTGGAAACACACTGCAGGATGGCTGGGGGGACGCAGGTAACGCCTGGGGACTGATGCAG GTGGACATTAATCCACATGGAGGTGGACACACTGCGCGGGGCGCATGGGACAGCGAGGAGCATCTCCGTCAGGCCACAGAGAtcttggtttattttattaaacgGATCCAACAAAAGTTTCCTGGTTGGACCAGCGAGCAGCAGCTGAAAG GAGGGATAGCGGCATACAACATGGGGGATGGAAACGTCCATTCCTATGACAATGTGGACGCCCACACGACAGGCAAAGACTACTCCAATGATGTTGTTGCCAGAGCTCAGTGGTACAAAAACAACGGTTTTTAA
- the LOC113162404 gene encoding zinc finger protein Gfi-1b-like, whose protein sequence is MMPRSFLVKRGGLHHIRPQTRSPSPGSTAVIFSHLEKKAGSLDTSLEYSPTEALDNKPVSVTILQQDLPSSTLCNGSGSTKTPSPKSYDFRPARTLRTCSPVPSNTFCPLEKVNTHPLTPVVWPRPHVSSGFQDLPQHYHIPRETRSSGAPKPECPLCSKIFSCLSSLKTHICKSHGSRAPLSATHIKSSRTNTEQSPCRGKERTFGCTVCGKVFKRSSTLSTHLLIHSDTRPYPCQYCGKRFHQKSDMKKHTFIHTGEKPHVCQICGKAFSQSSNLITHSRKHRDDRPYRCPRCLYGFQHKVDLRQHQEHHCTYR, encoded by the exons ATGATGCCTCGTTCTTTCCTGGTAAAGCGGGGAGGGCTGCACCACATTCGACCCCAAACAAGAAGTCCCAGTCCTGGATCAACAGCAGTAATATTCAGCCACCTAGAAAAAAAGGCAGGGTCCTTGGATACATCCTTAGAGTACTCCCCAACAGAAGCACTGGATAATAAACCAGTATCCGTTACAATTTTGCAACAGGATCTTCCTTCTTCCACTCTCTGTAATGGAAGTGGATCCACAAAGACACCAAGCCCCAAATCCTACG ACTTTAGACCTGCTAGGACCCTCAGGACCTGCAGTCCTGTCCCCTCAAATACTTTTTGCCCCCTGGAGAAAGTGAACACTCACCCTCTGACACCAGTGGTGTGGCCCCGACCTCACGTGAGCTCAGGATTTCAGGATTTGCCTCAGCACTATCACATCCCGAGAGAGACCAGGAGCAGTGGTGCTCCGAAGCCAGAGTGTCCCCTCTGCAGCAAA ATATTTTCATGTCTGTCTAGTTTGAAGACTCACATATGCAAAAGTCACGGAAGCAGAGCACCTCTGTCAGCGACACACATCAAGTCCAGCAGGACAAATACTGAGCAGTCACCGTGCAGGGGCAAG GAGAGGACGTTTGGCTGCACAGTGTGTGGGAAAGTGTTCAAGCgctcctccaccctctccacTCATCTGCTCATACATTCAGACACGCGGCCTTATCCCTGCCAGTACTGCGGGAAACGGTTCCACCAGAAGTCAGACATGAAAAAACACACCTTCATACACACCG GAGAGAAGCCCCACGTGTGTCAGATATGTGGGAAGGCGTTCAGCCAGAGCTCCAACCTCATCACCCACAGCCGCAAACACCGGGACGACCGGCCCTACCGCTGCCCCCGCTGCCTGTACGGCTTCCAGCACAAAGTGGACCTCCGGCAGCACCAGGAGCACCACTGCACCTACCGCTGA